Part of the Cereibacter sphaeroides 2.4.1 genome, AGGCGGGCTCACCACCTATCCGTTCGCGATCTTCGATCCGGCGAGCCTCGCGCTGCTCAAGGAGGCGCTGACCGATCTGCCCGACACGGTGATCGGCCACGATGTCTGGATCGGCCATGGGGCGCTGATCCTGCCCGGCGTGCGGCTGGGCCATGGGGTGATCGTGGGGGCGGGGGCGGTGGTTGCCGGTGACGTGCCCGATTATGCGGTGGTGGCCGGCAATCCGGCGCGCATCCTGCGGATGCGCTTTCCGCCCGAGGTGATCGCGCGGCTCCTTGCGCTCGCCTGGTGGGACTGGCCGCAGGAGCGCCTGGCCGAGCGGCTGCCCGCGTTGATGGCGGGCGATCTCGAGGCGGCCGCGCGCTGACGCCGCAGCCGGCGCACGGGGCGCAACTTTGCACTTGCGGTCGGGCGCCGGCTGCCGTATCTCGCGGCTGGCCTAGGGGTATAGCTCAGTTGGTAGAGCATCGGTCTCCAAAACCGAGGGTCGTGGGTTCGAGTCCCCCTGCCCCTGCCAGGCCCTTCCCGATCCCGCGCTCTTCCGGCGAGAGCCTTGAACTTCGGCGTCCGAGGGCGTATCTGCCGCGCGACGCTTCTTGAGGACAGACGATGGCCAAGGCGAATCCCTTCACGTTCATCTCGCAGGTGCGCAGCGAAGTCGGCAAGGTCGCCTGGCCCGGCCGGCGCGAGGTGCTGCTGACCACCATCATGGTCTTCGTCATGGCGGCGCTGACCGCGACCTTCTTCTCGCTCGTCGACTTCGCGATCCGGCAGGGGCTGAGCCTGCTGCTCAACACCTTCTGACATTTCCGCTTGAACGCCGGGGGTGCTGCCTGTAATCGGGCGGTCACTGGGAAGAGGCCGGCGCGCAGCGATTCGGGTTGCGCGCTGTTTTTTGTTCTGGGGGCGGACACTGGTTCGCCGGAGGAGCGGGGATTGCCCCGCGCGAAGAGGTAAGGCTAAGGCATGGCGAAGCGTTGGTATTCGGTGAGCGTTCTCTCGAACTTCGAGAAGAAGGTCGCCGAGCAGATCCGGACCGCCGTGGCGGACGCCGGTCTCGAGGAAGAGATCGACGAGGTGCTGGTCCCCACCGAAGAGGTGATCGAGGTCCGGCGCGGCAAGAAGGTCACGTCCGAGCGCCGCTTCATGCCGGGCTATGTGCTCGTCCACATGGAAATGTCGAACCGCGGCTATCACCTGATCTCCTCGATCAACCGGGTGACGGGGTTCCTCGGTCCGCAGGGCAAGCCGATGCCGATGCGCGACTCGGAAGTGAACACGATCCTGAACCGCGTCGAGGAAGGCGAGGCGCAGCCGCGCAGCCTGATCCGCTATGACATCGGCGAGACGGTGAAGGTGACCGACGGCCCGTTCGAGGGCTTCTCGGGCATGGTCGAGGATGTGGATGAAGAGCATTCGCGCCTCAAGGTGACCGTCTCGATCTTCGGCCGGGCGACCCCGGTCGAGCTGGAATTCACCCAGGTGGCCAAGGGCGCCTGAGTGCATCGCGTGGGAGGCGAGCGCGCCCGCAGGGCGTGACGGACCGGACCACTAAACTCGCCCCTCGGGGGCAGTGACAGAGGAGAGGCCATATGGCCAAGAAGATTATCGGCAGCCTCAAGCTGCAAGTGAAGGCGGGTCAAGCCAACCCGTCCCCGCCGGTCGGTCCGGCGCTGGGTCAGCGCGGCCTGAACATCATGGCCTTCGTGAAGGAATTCAACGCGAAGTCCGCCGACCTCGAGCCGGGCACGCCCACGCCCGTCATCATCACCTACTACCAAGACAAGTCCTTCAGCCTCGAGCTGAAGACGCCGCCGGCGTCCTTCATGCTGAAGAAGGCTGCGGGCCTCGCTCCGGTGGGCAAGCGGAACCGTCCGAAGGGCTCGACCAAGCCGGGCCGCGAAGTGGCGGGTTCGGTGACCGTGGCGCAGATCCGCAAGATCGCCGAAGCCAAGATGAAGGATCTGAACGCCAACGACGTCGAGGCGGCGATGCAGATCATCCTCGGCTCGGCCAAATCCTGCGGCATCGAGGTCAAGGGGTAAGTCATGGCCAAGGTTGGAAAACGGACGCGCTCGGCGCGTGAAGCCTTCGTCGGCAAGGACCTGATCTCTGTCGAGGATGCGGTGGCGCTGATCAAGCAGGCCGCCTCGGCGAAGTTCGACGAGACCCT contains:
- the nusG gene encoding transcription termination/antitermination protein NusG, encoding MAKRWYSVSVLSNFEKKVAEQIRTAVADAGLEEEIDEVLVPTEEVIEVRRGKKVTSERRFMPGYVLVHMEMSNRGYHLISSINRVTGFLGPQGKPMPMRDSEVNTILNRVEEGEAQPRSLIRYDIGETVKVTDGPFEGFSGMVEDVDEEHSRLKVTVSIFGRATPVELEFTQVAKGA
- a CDS encoding CatB-related O-acetyltransferase, translated to MPSPLLNAGLRHPMRFADGRANPSMVHLNRVIDHPNIRIGDFTYANDFDPPEDWAARLVPYLYPGAPERLEIGRYGQIAHGVRIITASANHPAGGLTTYPFAIFDPASLALLKEALTDLPDTVIGHDVWIGHGALILPGVRLGHGVIVGAGAVVAGDVPDYAVVAGNPARILRMRFPPEVIARLLALAWWDWPQERLAERLPALMAGDLEAAAR
- the rplK gene encoding 50S ribosomal protein L11; the protein is MAKKIIGSLKLQVKAGQANPSPPVGPALGQRGLNIMAFVKEFNAKSADLEPGTPTPVIITYYQDKSFSLELKTPPASFMLKKAAGLAPVGKRNRPKGSTKPGREVAGSVTVAQIRKIAEAKMKDLNANDVEAAMQIILGSAKSCGIEVKG
- the secE gene encoding preprotein translocase subunit SecE — translated: MAKANPFTFISQVRSEVGKVAWPGRREVLLTTIMVFVMAALTATFFSLVDFAIRQGLSLLLNTF